Genomic DNA from Paenibacillus sp. MBLB1832:
TTTTAGAGCGAATATAAATACGGCCTTTTCCCGTTCGATATGCTTCGCGAATGCCTTCTTCGCCCATAATAATGCCTGACGTTGGGAAATCCGGCCCTTTCACGATGGACATGATTTCGTCTACCGTGATGTCGGGTTTATCAATCATCGCTGTACAAGCATCGATAATTTCCCGCAGGTTATGCGGTGGAATTTCCGTTGCAAAACCAGCTGAAATCCCGCTTACCCCGTTCACCAGTAAATTCGGATATCTCGCAGGAAGCACAACAGGTTCTTTGGTCGAATTATCAAAGTTATCTTTGAATAGAACGGTACGCTTCTCGATATCGCGCAGCAACTCCATCGCGATCTCGGATAACCGTGCCTCGGTATAACGCATAGCCGCTGGCGGATCATCATCGAGGGAACCCCAGTTACCATGTCCATCGATGAGTGTATGTCCCATTTTCCAAGGCTGTGCCATACGAACCATCCCGTCATAAATCGACGAGTCACCGTGCGGGTGGTAATTACCCATAACATCCCCGACGGTTTTAGCCGATTTCCGATACGGTTTATCAGGCGTATTACCTGAATCATACATGGCATACAGAACACGACGTTGAACAGGCTTCAAGCCGTCTCTAACATCGGGAATGGCCCGATCTTGAATAATATATTTGGAATACCGTCCGAAGCGATCCCCAACGATCTCCTCCAGATAGGCGGGCAAAAACTCTTCTAAAATACTCAACTTCCCGTCACCACTCTTTTTGGTCTACTCATCTACTCAACATATTCGGTAAAATCCACATTCTCGATAATCCAACGCTTGCGGGGATCGACTTTGTCTCCCATCAAGGTTGTTACACGCCGTTCTGCTTTGGCCGCATCTTCAATTTGGACTTGAAGCAGTGTTCGGCTCTCTGGATTCATCGTTGTTTCCCACAGCTGGTCTGGATTCATCTCGCCAAGACCTTTATAACGCTGCAGTTCACTGTTTTTCCCTAATTCTTTGACTACCGCTTGCAGCTGGTCATCCGTCCAAGCATATTTATGACCTCCGCCTTTTCCTTTGCGCGTTACTTTGTATAGCGGCGGCTGTGCGATATATACGCGACCGGAGTCAATCAGCGGCTTCATGTAGCGATAGAAGAAGGTCAGCAACAGAACTTGAATGTGCGCACCATCCGTATCAGCATCCGTCATAATAATAATCTTGCCGTAATTCGTCTCTTCCGATTCAAATTCAGATCCTACGCCTGCACCAATGGCTGAGATAATCGCTTTATACTCTTCATTTTTTAAAATATCGAGCAACTTCGCCTTCTCCGGATTCATCGGCTTGCCTTTCAATGGCAGAATCGCTTGATGCTTCGAATCTCGTCCTTGCTTGGCTGAACCCCCAGCGGAATCGCCTTCCACGATAAACAGCTCATTACGCTGCAAATCCTTGGATTGTGCAGGAGTTAATTTCCCGTTCAGGTTCGAGCTCTCGCTCTTCCCTTTCTTACCGCTGCGAATCTCCTCACGAGCTTTGCGCGCGGCTTCTCGGGCTTTGGATGCTTGTACGGCCTTCTTGAGCATCATTTGCGCGATTTGCGGATTTTCTTCGAGGAAAACCGTCATCTTATCCGAAACAACCGCGTCCACAGCACTACGTGCAACTGCGCTTCCTAGTTGATCCTTCGTTTGGCCGACGAACTCCACATCGCCCATTTTGATATTGATGACAACCATCATACCTTCTCGGAGATCCGTTCCGTCGAGGTTTTTGTCCTTTTCTTTGAGAATGCCCCCTTTACGGGCATATTCATTCATCACGCGTGTATAGGCCGTCTTGAAACCCGTTTCATGGGTACCGCCGCCTCGGGTAGGAATCGAGTTAACGAAGGATGCAATCGTCTCCGTATAACCGTCATTGTATTGCAAGGCGACTTCAACTTCAATTTCATCCTTCTCAGCGGCAAAATGAATGACAGGATGAAGCACCGTCTTCTCTTCATTCAGAAAAGCAACGAATTGACTCGCTCCGCCTTCGTATTGGAACACATCGACTTTATCTGTCCGCTCGTCCTTCAAATTCACTTGCAGCCCAGAGTTCAAAAAGGCTATTTCCTGCAGACGCTCCGCTAATGTATCGTAATTGATCGTTGTACCGCCTTGAAACACACGTTTATCAGGCTTGAACGTAACTTTGGTTCCTGTGCGATTCGTATTACCAACCACTTCAAGTCCTGTTACAGGCTCGCCAACATGCTCGATCCCCTTCTCATCGACCCAGTACTCAAAGCGCATCTTGTGCACTTTGCCGTCACGGTTAATCTCGACTTCCAACCACTCCGAAAGGGCATTCGTTACGGAAGCGCCTACACCATGGAGACCGCCTGATTTCTTATAACCAGATCCGCCAAACTTCCCGCCCGCATGCAAGATCGTAAAGACGACCTGCGGCGTGGGAACACCAGTTTTGTGCATCCCCGTAGGAATACCGCGTCCATTATCATGGACTGTAATCGATTGATCTTTATGTATCGTAACATTAATTTTGGAACAATGCTTTGCTAAATGCTCATCGACGGCGTTATCGACAATCTCCCAAATCAGATGATGTAAACCTGACGAACTGGTGCTGCCGATATACATCCCAGGTCGTTTACGAACCGCAACTAGTCCTTCTAAGACTTGAATATCGTCCGCTTCATAATTCGACGATGGAGCTGGGGCTTTCCCATTCGCAATTTCTAGCTGCTCAGCCATTGGAGCCCTCCTTTATCTCTTTACTTCCACTAGTTTAAAATATCTTTCCGGGAGAACACCGTGAAGGATACGATCAGTGCTGCCGCAGTCCATACACTTAATACACTGAGGGAGAACGATAAATCCATCCCTTCAATGGGTGGAATGCCGCCTGTTAAATATTTCGTTAAATCCAGATTGACCATAAATAAATATTTGGCGGTTTCCCATGATGAAACCATGTTCGAAAGAATGGTTCCAGATATTAATACGGCAAGCATGACCCCCATACCTGCTGCGGTTGAACGAATGAGTACAGAAAGCATGAGCGACATGATCGCCACTACGATGGCTGTGAACCAGACAAGCCCGAACTCCATCAGGAGGAAGAACCATTGGTCTACTGCTCGCACATAGCTAAAATCTACATCTGTACCTTTTAGTTGGATGCCTGTAAATACAGGCATGCTCCATCCGTTATAGCCGAAAACGACCCCAGAAATCAAATAACAGGTCAATCCTGTTGCCAAAACAGTCAGCGAAGTGAAGAAGATCACGGTAATTAATTTACTCAATAGAATTTTCCAACGCCTGACCGGTCTTGTCAACAATAATTTAATAGTCCCCGTAGAATGCTCAGATGATACGATATCCGCCGAAATCACCATAATAATTAAAGGAATGAAGAGGCCAACCGCATTTTTAACGAATTCACGCGTAAATGTAACCGCATTCGGCGAACTTGGATTCACGTCTTTTTCCAAATAATAGTTCGCAATCTGAATTTGAACACGCAGCTGCTGCTTCCATTCGTCTGGCGTTCGCGCGGAACCAAGGCGTTTCTCCCAGTCGGCAATTTTTTGCCGTTGATCCGCTTTCCAGTCTGTCGTCCCAAATTGCTTCTGGGTATGTTGAGCAACTCGCATTTGAGCATAAGTGAACATCGGAATTAAAGCAAGCAGAATTAGCAAGATTACGTAAAATCGCTTCTTCTTGATCATTTTGATCATTTCATTTTTCACTAAATCATAGAGACCCCTCATGGCATTCACCTTCTCCTACTCGATTCGTTCACCTTCGGTCAATTGCAAAAATAAATCCTCGAGCGTCGGATTTTTTATTTCCACCGCATATATTGAAATCCCTTTTTCAAATAAAATTCGGCTCAATTTAGGTATATCCGCTTGGTTCATTTGGGTCGAAAATTGTTTGACTGTGGATGGCAAGTTCGTTTGCGATTCAATCGCTACATCTTGATAGGCTGCGACATGCTCGGAAGTTTGAAGAATAGGTATCATCTCATCCCCTGGCGATACCGTCCACACGACTTTGCCCCCTTGGGCAATTAGTTCGTCTACAGCCCCTACCTTGATGACTTCACCGTGCGAAATAATCGCAACACGATGACACATTTGCTGTAATTCACTTAATAGATGACTTGACACGAATAAACTAAGCCCCTCCGCTGCTAATCGTTGTATAAACTCTCTCATTTCTTTGATCCCTTGCGGATCCAAGCCATTCGTAGGCTCGTCCAAAATCAATAAACTTGGTCGCCCCAGCAGCGCTTGTGCAATACCTAACCGTTGGCGCATGCCCAATGAATATGTTCGGACTTTATCATGAATACGCCCATCCATCGCAACAATATCGACAACTTCCTGGATTCGTTTCTCATCTACGTCAGGCAGCATGCGGGCAAAATGCTCAAGGTTCTCCCAGCCCGTCAAATAAGAGTACAACTCAGGATTCTCCACGATACAGCCGACTTTGCTCATCGCTTGATTATGTTCTTTATGGACGTCATGTCCACAAATGTGAATCGTCCCTTCCGTTGGGCGTATCAAGTCAACGAGCATACGTATCGTCGTTGTTTTACCAGAACCGTTCGGTCCCAGAAAACCAAAAATCTCACCTGCATAGACATCAAAGGAAATACCTTTGATAATCTCTTTATTTTTAATGCTTTTCTTGAGGTTGTTCACAGAAAGAACGACCTTAGGATTCGTTGCAATGGCCATCTTGCTCACTCCCTATTTTAAAATTTGCACAATCCGATCAGCAATTCGCTCATAGCCATCACCATTCGGATGGAAATGATCAGCTGGCGACAAATATTTGATCAAATTCTGTTCAAATAGGTCGTAAGTAGGAACAATCAGCATCTGCGGAAATTGATTGGTGAGTTTAAACACACCGTTATTCCAGCGTTGGACCGTCAACGATCCTACTCGCGATGGATCTAAGTCTAAAAAAGGGTGGTATAAGCCGATATATAAGAGCGTAGCTTTCGGGTTCGCTTTGTTAATGGCAGCGATGATCTTGTCCATTTTCGCTAGGGCAGGATCTACCCTTTTTTCAGCTGCTTCAGGGTTGAATTCCGTTTGATTCTCTCCTTTGAAAAGTCCATCGCCGCCTGCAAAAATATCATTTCCGCCAATAGTAAGCAAAATAATATCCGCCTGAGCAAGCGCATCTTGCGTTTTCTTTAAAGCCAGATCAGTAAGCAATTGATCACTTTTGTAGCCTGGGATTGCCAGATTGTTCAACACGAACGTCGGCTTGCCGCTTTCCTTCTCGAGCTTCTCACGGACGCGGCCAACGTAGCCTTTCCCCGTACTGTCGCCAGTTCCTGCTGTCAAAGAGTCGCCCAGCGCGACAATCTGCAATTTATTGCCCTGCTCGATAACAGAGGGCTTTGTTGGCGCAGCTGTTGCAAGCTGCAGCTCGCTCGAAGCTTTGGGAAACCATATTTGATTCGCCGCGTAAGCGAAGCCAACAGCGAAAACAATGGTCGATATGGATGCAGTTAAACCAATTGCACCCCAGATGTAGCGTGAAGATTTCAAGGCTGTCCCCTCCTGCGAATCTTTGGCATTTTGTCATTTTAAGAGTATAGCTTCTCGTCAAAATTTGCAAACATTGTGATTTTTCATGGCGAAAAATCAAAAAACTGCCCAACCACCCGAGGGTGGCTAAGCAGTTTACACGCGAGATGCCTATACGGCATCTTGCAAAAACTTATATTGCGCTTGAATTAAGCCATAATAAATCTTCTGTTCCCTCATGAGCTCATCATGGTTGCCGATTTCCATCATTCGACCGTGGTCAAGTACGACGATTTTATCCGCATTTCGGATCGTTGACAGGCGATGTGCCACGATGAAAGATGTGCGTCCCGCGAGAAGTATTTTGAGCGCTTCCTGAATTTTGAGCTCTGTATCCGTGTCAATACTCGCCGTAGCCTCATCTAAGATGAGCACGCGCGGATTCGCCAGCAGCGCTCTGGCAAAGGAAATCAGCTGCCGCTGCCCCATGGAAAGCACGTTGCCTCGCTCCTGCACTTCCGTTTCATAGCCCAGCGGCAGCTGCGAGATAAAGTCATGTGCGTGGACGGCCTTAGCCACTTCTTCAATCTCTTCATCCGTCGCATCCAAACGTCCGAAGCGAATATTATCGCGAATCGTGCCCGAGAAGATGAACGTATCTTGCAAAACGACACCGATCTGAGAGCGAAGACTCTGGATGCTAACTTCCTTAATATTTTGCCCATCAATCTCGATATGGCCTTGATTTGGATCATAGAAGCGGCATAAGAGGTTCATAATCGTGCTTTTCCCTGAACCGGTATGACCAACTAAGGCAATTGATTGACCTGCGGTCACATCTAAATTGATCCCGTTTAGCGCTGGGCGGCCAGGCTCATATTCAAACACAAGGTCTTTGAACTTCACATTCCCCTGTACTTGCGGCAAATCCTTAGCCCCTTCGATCTCAGCAACAGTCGGCTTCTCGTCAATAAATTCGAAAATCCGCTCTGCCGAAGCCATCGCAATCAAGAGCTGTGAATACATTTGACCGAGCCGCGTAATCGGTTCCCAGAAATAGCCGATGTAGGTGGCAAATGCGACAAGCAAACCGACTGAAATTTCCTCTGTTTGAATGAGATGCGCGCCTAGCCAGAACAAGATGCAATACCCGATCGCGCCTGTAATTTCGATAAGCGGACCAAAAGATTGATTCAGCAAGGACGCGCGATTCCACGATAAGCGATTGGTCATATTCATTTTTGTAAAAAAGGAAATATTCTCTTTCTCTTGCGTGTACCCTTGTGTCACTCGAATCCCTTGAATACATTCGTTCAAATGCGCATTCAAGCGAGACTGCTTCATGGTTAGGTCCTGCCAGGCGCGGCGGATTTTGGTACGCAGCTTCGTGGATACGATGAACATAATCGGCACGGTAACGATAATTGAAGCCCCTAGCTTGAAGTTAAACGTAAGCAGAATGACGATAATCCCGACCAGTTGAACCACATCGATTAACAAGTTGACGACACCGTTCGTAAACAAATCTTGGAGTGAGTTCACATAATTCGTGACACGAACAAGTACGGATCCTGCGGGCCGCGTATCAAAGAAGCGGAAGGAAAGCTTTTGAATATGACTGAACAAATCATGGCGCAAATCATAAATGACGCGCTGTCCGATCATGTTCGTGTATTTAATACGAAATGTATTTGCAAGCCATTGCACAATATAGACGCTTAGCATAATGCCGACAATAAGGACGAGAAGATTGGTCTTTTTCGGAATAATGGCATCATCAATCGCAACGCGAATGAGTAACGGAACGGTTAGCTTCGTAATGGCGCCAACGAGCATCATGATGATAATGATGGGCAGCAGCTGTTTCCGATACGGCTTCATATAACTGAACAAGCGCTTTAATTGGCCCCAGTCAAAAGGCTTCTCGATCAACTCATCGTCCTGATAGACGAACCGTTGCCCTTGTTGCGAATCTGAATTAGGTGCTGACTCAGCTTGCTTCGCTTGTGAACTCAATGTGCTAACCTTCTTTCTGAATTCAAGGAGATCTTGATTGAATTGGGATCAGCTTCGATACCTTCAGAGATCGGTGCTTCCTCACGTGCCGCTGCCGCTTGATTCTCGGCTTGTCGTGGCCCATCGGAATATTGAATCTCATAGGTCTGGCGATATATGCCCTCTTGCTGCAACAGCTCTTGATGCGTGCCGCGTTGAATAATTCGCCCTTTATCGAGCACAATGATTTCATCGGCATGCTTTAGGGAAGAGATACGGTGGGCGATGATGAACGTTGTACGGCCCGCCATAACCTCTTTGAATCCAGCTTGAATCTCATGCTCCGTTTCCATATCAACAGCACTTGTTGCATCGTCAAGCACGAGAATTTTCGGATCTTTAATTAACGCTCTAGCAATCGCGATCCGCTGTTTCTGCCCGCCTGATAAGCCTAGGCCACGCTCACCAACAACCGTGTCATAGCCTTCTGGCAACTCCGAGATAAAGTTATGCGCTTTCGCGAGCTTGGCAGCCCGAATAATTTCGTCCATCGATACATCTTTGCAGCCATACGCAATATTGTTGCGAATGGTTGACGAGAATAAGAACGTTTCTTGGAACACGGTTGAAATTTGACTGCGGTAGCTTTCAAGCTGTAAGGAGCGAATGTCTTTGCCATCGAGCATGACCTTGCCTTCCTTCACGTTGTAAGCTCGCATGAGCAAGGAGATCACCGTTGTTTTCCCTGAACCCGTGCTTCCTAGAAGCCCGATAACGGAGCCTGGAGGCGCATCCAAATTGAAATCATATAATGCAGGCTGTTTCTCTGGATAAGCAAAGGTGACATGATCAAACCGGACATGACCATCAACTTTCGTAACAGGAGCAGCGTTCTCGCCATCTTTAACATGCATATAGTGATGAAGAACATCCAAAATTTTCTCTCCAGAAGCTTTCGTTTGCGTGAAGTTGTTAATATGGAAGCCTAGACCCCACATCGGTCCGATTATGTACCAAATCAGTGAGAAGCATGCGACTAATTCCCCAAGAGTAATCGTGTCTTGGATGACCATGTAACCGCCAGCGCCGAGCAGGATAACTACACTTAGATTCGCTAGAATTTCCATGATGGGGAAATACTTCGCCCAGATGCCAGCGGACCCGATATTCATCGATTTGTAATCTTCATTTCGTGCAGCAAATTTAGTGACTTCATGAGGTTCGCGGGCAAACGATTTGACAGTGCGAACACCTGTAATATTCTCTTGAACGGCCGTTGTCATAGAACTTAGCGATTGACGAACCATCCGGAATGCGGGATGAATCTTGCCCTCAAATCGCACCGCCGTAAACGCGAGAAACGGCATCGAAATCATCGTTAGCAAGGCTAGCTTCCAATTGATCGAGAACATCATCCCCATGCCAAACACGAGCATCAACATGACATTTAGTAATTGAGCAAATCCGAAACCGATGAATTGTCGAATGGCCTCTAAATCAGCCGTCAGCCTCGACATCAAATCGCCCGTTCTCGCTTGATCGTAGTATTGGAACGACAAGTATTGCAATTTGTTGTACATCGCATTACGCAGATGGTAGGCAACACGATTACCCAAACGCCCCCCGCATAAACCGTGCAGAAACTGAAACAGCCCTTTCATTGAAACGACAATGACAACAATTAAAGCTAATCGAGGCACGAGGTCAAATCGCTTCTTGGTAATGACTTCATCAATCAAATACCGCAGCAAATTCGGATACACCAAGCCAAGTGCTGTTGCTATCGCTAAGCAAGCAATAGCACCAAATAACAGTTTTTTCTCTGGCCAAAAATATGGCTTCAGTTGCCTGAATACATCCACTTTGGGCCCTCCTTAAAAGGATAGATTTGAAACGCGTAGGATTTGTGAACACTTTATGAATCTTAACACCATCCCTATATGTGAGCAATCAGAGCATACTCGGATTTAAACGCTTAAAGGGGCATAATTTCACGAAATCGTGTAGGAATCCCCCCTATTCTTTTAAATCATCCCAATACCCTCCAATGAAAGCCCTTACATGAAGGTTGCAAAAAAAGAGTGAATGGGGTTCCAAATAACCCCGTCCACTCTTTGGTTCATCTACTAAACAAATGCCTTTAATTGATGCTGTTTGGATATCAGTTCATCTAAATCAATCTTCATTTGCAGGGCTTGGCGCAGCCCATCTGCATGGTCTTTCACCGCTTGCTCCATGATGACTTTCTGCGCAATCAACCAGGCTTCCAATTGGTTGCTGTACGCCTCGACCAACTCAGACGTCATCTGCTCGATACAAGCCACCACAGGCGCCCCGATCCGATTCTCTAATTCGGCACGCAGCTTACTCTTGCCATCGCCTTCGAAAAACTGCTTCGCATTTTTGAAGAAGCTCTGCAGCAATTTCAACGTCACGTCGCCAGCTTCCAGCTTCGTCGCAATCTCGGGTGTAACGAACGCATGCGACTCATACGAAGCTCGCTCAAAGCCTTCTAGCAGCAGTCCCAGCTCTTCTCCCCAGCGATTCATACGATTCGCGCTAATCAGATTCATCCGTTTCTCTACACGAAGTGTCGTTGCAAGCGCTTCTTGCGAAAGATCGTGAGCGATCAATCGCACCAGCTCATTCCATGCAAATTGCAGCGCTGTTTTCGGATCATTGACCTCATCACGGAATGTCGAAGGATTAAACGCATAATTGAACAGCTCGCCAAAGCGGAACATTGCTCTTTGCTTCACATAATACATCAGCTCTTGGATTTCTTTGCTCAGTTCCTTGGACTCGGCGTCAT
This window encodes:
- the parE gene encoding DNA topoisomerase IV subunit B — encoded protein: MAEQLEIANGKAPAPSSNYEADDIQVLEGLVAVRKRPGMYIGSTSSSGLHHLIWEIVDNAVDEHLAKHCSKINVTIHKDQSITVHDNGRGIPTGMHKTGVPTPQVVFTILHAGGKFGGSGYKKSGGLHGVGASVTNALSEWLEVEINRDGKVHKMRFEYWVDEKGIEHVGEPVTGLEVVGNTNRTGTKVTFKPDKRVFQGGTTINYDTLAERLQEIAFLNSGLQVNLKDERTDKVDVFQYEGGASQFVAFLNEEKTVLHPVIHFAAEKDEIEVEVALQYNDGYTETIASFVNSIPTRGGGTHETGFKTAYTRVMNEYARKGGILKEKDKNLDGTDLREGMMVVINIKMGDVEFVGQTKDQLGSAVARSAVDAVVSDKMTVFLEENPQIAQMMLKKAVQASKAREAARKAREEIRSGKKGKSESSNLNGKLTPAQSKDLQRNELFIVEGDSAGGSAKQGRDSKHQAILPLKGKPMNPEKAKLLDILKNEEYKAIISAIGAGVGSEFESEETNYGKIIIMTDADTDGAHIQVLLLTFFYRYMKPLIDSGRVYIAQPPLYKVTRKGKGGGHKYAWTDDQLQAVVKELGKNSELQRYKGLGEMNPDQLWETTMNPESRTLLQVQIEDAAKAERRVTTLMGDKVDPRKRWIIENVDFTEYVE
- a CDS encoding ABC transporter permease yields the protein MRGLYDLVKNEMIKMIKKKRFYVILLILLALIPMFTYAQMRVAQHTQKQFGTTDWKADQRQKIADWEKRLGSARTPDEWKQQLRVQIQIANYYLEKDVNPSSPNAVTFTREFVKNAVGLFIPLIIMVISADIVSSEHSTGTIKLLLTRPVRRWKILLSKLITVIFFTSLTVLATGLTCYLISGVVFGYNGWSMPVFTGIQLKGTDVDFSYVRAVDQWFFLLMEFGLVWFTAIVVAIMSLMLSVLIRSTAAGMGVMLAVLISGTILSNMVSSWETAKYLFMVNLDLTKYLTGGIPPIEGMDLSFSLSVLSVWTAAALIVSFTVFSRKDILN
- a CDS encoding ABC transporter ATP-binding protein, which codes for MAIATNPKVVLSVNNLKKSIKNKEIIKGISFDVYAGEIFGFLGPNGSGKTTTIRMLVDLIRPTEGTIHICGHDVHKEHNQAMSKVGCIVENPELYSYLTGWENLEHFARMLPDVDEKRIQEVVDIVAMDGRIHDKVRTYSLGMRQRLGIAQALLGRPSLLILDEPTNGLDPQGIKEMREFIQRLAAEGLSLFVSSHLLSELQQMCHRVAIISHGEVIKVGAVDELIAQGGKVVWTVSPGDEMIPILQTSEHVAAYQDVAIESQTNLPSTVKQFSTQMNQADIPKLSRILFEKGISIYAVEIKNPTLEDLFLQLTEGERIE
- a CDS encoding GDSL-type esterase/lipase family protein, producing the protein MKSSRYIWGAIGLTASISTIVFAVGFAYAANQIWFPKASSELQLATAAPTKPSVIEQGNKLQIVALGDSLTAGTGDSTGKGYVGRVREKLEKESGKPTFVLNNLAIPGYKSDQLLTDLALKKTQDALAQADIILLTIGGNDIFAGGDGLFKGENQTEFNPEAAEKRVDPALAKMDKIIAAINKANPKATLLYIGLYHPFLDLDPSRVGSLTVQRWNNGVFKLTNQFPQMLIVPTYDLFEQNLIKYLSPADHFHPNGDGYERIADRIVQILK
- a CDS encoding ABC transporter ATP-binding protein, translated to MSSQAKQAESAPNSDSQQGQRFVYQDDELIEKPFDWGQLKRLFSYMKPYRKQLLPIIIIMMLVGAITKLTVPLLIRVAIDDAIIPKKTNLLVLIVGIMLSVYIVQWLANTFRIKYTNMIGQRVIYDLRHDLFSHIQKLSFRFFDTRPAGSVLVRVTNYVNSLQDLFTNGVVNLLIDVVQLVGIIVILLTFNFKLGASIIVTVPIMFIVSTKLRTKIRRAWQDLTMKQSRLNAHLNECIQGIRVTQGYTQEKENISFFTKMNMTNRLSWNRASLLNQSFGPLIEITGAIGYCILFWLGAHLIQTEEISVGLLVAFATYIGYFWEPITRLGQMYSQLLIAMASAERIFEFIDEKPTVAEIEGAKDLPQVQGNVKFKDLVFEYEPGRPALNGINLDVTAGQSIALVGHTGSGKSTIMNLLCRFYDPNQGHIEIDGQNIKEVSIQSLRSQIGVVLQDTFIFSGTIRDNIRFGRLDATDEEIEEVAKAVHAHDFISQLPLGYETEVQERGNVLSMGQRQLISFARALLANPRVLILDEATASIDTDTELKIQEALKILLAGRTSFIVAHRLSTIRNADKIVVLDHGRMMEIGNHDELMREQKIYYGLIQAQYKFLQDAV
- a CDS encoding ABC transporter ATP-binding protein, whose translation is MDVFRQLKPYFWPEKKLLFGAIACLAIATALGLVYPNLLRYLIDEVITKKRFDLVPRLALIVVIVVSMKGLFQFLHGLCGGRLGNRVAYHLRNAMYNKLQYLSFQYYDQARTGDLMSRLTADLEAIRQFIGFGFAQLLNVMLMLVFGMGMMFSINWKLALLTMISMPFLAFTAVRFEGKIHPAFRMVRQSLSSMTTAVQENITGVRTVKSFAREPHEVTKFAARNEDYKSMNIGSAGIWAKYFPIMEILANLSVVILLGAGGYMVIQDTITLGELVACFSLIWYIIGPMWGLGFHINNFTQTKASGEKILDVLHHYMHVKDGENAAPVTKVDGHVRFDHVTFAYPEKQPALYDFNLDAPPGSVIGLLGSTGSGKTTVISLLMRAYNVKEGKVMLDGKDIRSLQLESYRSQISTVFQETFLFSSTIRNNIAYGCKDVSMDEIIRAAKLAKAHNFISELPEGYDTVVGERGLGLSGGQKQRIAIARALIKDPKILVLDDATSAVDMETEHEIQAGFKEVMAGRTTFIIAHRISSLKHADEIIVLDKGRIIQRGTHQELLQQEGIYRQTYEIQYSDGPRQAENQAAAAREEAPISEGIEADPNSIKISLNSERRLAH